GCGGCGCACGCGCTGTTCGGCGACGACGAGGCCGACCACTGGCTGCACGAACTGGCCCTGACCGGCAAGGACAGCACCACCTGCGCGGGCGCCGCGCCGGTGCCGGCGCACGACAACCCGCAGGGCTTCTACACCAACCAGGTCACCAGCAGTGACTTCGACCGGCTGCCCGACCCGCGCCCCGCGCTGCGCGCGGTCCACGTCCCCGCGCTGATCCTGCGCGGCTCCTGCGACTTCATGAAGCCGGAGGTGACGGCGGAGTACCGCAGCACGCTGCCGGACTCCGAACTGGTCCTGGTCGACGGCGCGGGCCACGACATCTCCGCAGGCCGGCCTGCCCTCTACACCGCCCTGCTGACCGCCTTCCTGCTCGACCGCCCGCTACCGGCAACCGCGAGCTGACGGTGGGCCGCTAGACCAGGATCGGCTTGACCGCAGGTGAGCCAGGGAGTGTCTCGACGGCCTTGCACAGGGCCGGTACGTGGGACCTGTCGGACGTGACGAGGAGGACGGGTGGCGTCGCCAGCGCGGCCGTCGCCACGACCAGGGCATCGACCAGGCATTCGTGACCGTCCAGCCCGGCGGCGTCCAGCAGCTTCCGGGCTGTGGTCACCACGTCGTCGGTGACCGGCTTCTTGTCGAAGCGGGACAGCAGGTAGGCGAGACGCTCGGCTGCCTTGCCGGTTCGCCTGACTTCCAACGGAGTGACTGCGGAGTGGACGACGCGGCTGCCGTTCCGCTCGGCGACCTCGATCCTGGCCCGCATACCCTCGTCGCCTTCGACGTGCAGGGACAACCCCTGGGCATCCAGTACGAGGGTTCCGCCGTGCTGGACGCGGGTCTTCAGGCGCTTGCTGACCATTCCTCCTCCGCCCGGCGCAGGGCATCGTCGGAGACGGCGCCGAATTCCTCGCGGTCGGCGGCCACCACCTCGCGCAGCTTGGCCATGGCGAGCCACTGCTCCAGCGCTTCGGCGATGACGGCGGAGAAGCCGGTCTTCCCGGTACGCTCCTCGACCTCGTCCACGAGCGAGGTGGCCAAGGAGACGGAGCGCTTGGTGGCCCGTTCCGGTATCGGCGACTGCGCGTGTGCACTCATCCCTGAAACAGTAGTACCGGTGGTAGGAAATTCTGCTGCGGATCGAGGCGGCGGAGTGCTTCGCGGCGGCTCGGGATCGGGAGGGAGGGTGAGCGTGTCCGCTTCTTCCGTTGGGTGTCGGTGGGGGGTCGTAGGCTGGCGGGCATGGCGAAGAGTGGCGTGGTGGCGGCTGCTGGTGGGCCGGGGTTCAGGAAGGCCAAGGTGCCGGACACCCGTGCGGGGTTGGTACGGCAGGCGCGGAAGATCAATCGGGCGCTGGCGGACGTCTATCCGTATGCCCATCCCGAGCTCGACTTCGAGAATCCGTTCGAGCTGCTGGTGGCCACGGTGCTGTCGGCGCAGACGACCGACCTGCGAGTGAACCAGACGACGCCGGCGCTGTTCGCCAAGTTCCCGACCGCGTCGGCGCTGGCGGCGGCCAATCCGGAGGAGCTGGAGGAGGTCATCCGGCCGACCGGGTTCTTCCGGGCCAAGGCGAAGTCGCTGCTGGGGCTGTCGGCCGCGCTGCGGGACGACTTCGGCGGCGAGGTGCCGAGCCGGTTGGCGGACCTGGTCACCCTGCCCGGTGTCGGCCGGAAGACCGCCAACGTGGTGTTGGGCAACGTCTTCGGCGTTCCCGGAATCACCGTCGACACCCACTTCGGGCGGCTCGCGCGGCGCTTCGGCTGGACCGAGTCCGACGATCCGGTGAAGGTCGAGCACGAGGTCGGGGCGATGTTCCCGAAGAGCGAGTGGACGATGCTCTCGCACCGCGTCGTCTTCCACGGCCGCCGGATCTGCCACTCCCGGCGTCCCGCCTGCGGCGCCTGCCCGATCGCGGCGCTCTGCCCCTCCTACGGCGAGGGCGAGACCGACCCGGTCAAGGCGGAGAAGCTGCTGAAGTACGAGAAGGGCGGCCGGCCCGGCCAGCGGCTGAAGCCGCCGGCCGACTATCCCGGGCTGCCGGCCTCCCCGGCCGGAGCCGGGGACGCCGGAGCGACCGGGGACGCCGGAGCGACCGGTACCGACGAAGGCAGCGGCCGATGACGGACATGGTCCAGATCGCCCGGGACGGACTGCCCGACTGGCTGGCCCCGGTCCGTGACGCCGCCGAGCGGGTCGAGCCGCGGCAGCTGAGCCGTTTCCTGCCGCCGGCCGAGGGCGGTCGGCGCTCCGCCGTGCTGGTCCTCTTCGGCGAGGGCCCCGACGGCCCCGACCTGCTGCTGATCGAGCGCGCCCGCTCGCTCCGCTCCCATGCCGGGCAGCCCTCCTTCCCCGGCGGTGCGCTCGACCCCGAGGACGGCGACCCGGACGGACCGGGCCGGGTCAACGCCGCGCTGCGCGAGGCCAGGGAGGAGACCGGCCTGGATCCGGCCGGTGTGCAGGTCTTCGGGGTGCTGCCGGACCTCTACATCCCGGTCAGCGACTTCGTGGTCACTCCGGTCCTCGGCTGGTGGCGTGAGCCGTCCCCGGTCGGGCCGGTCGATCCGGCCGAGGTCGCGGCGGTCTACCGGGTGCCGGTGTCCCAGCTGACGGATCCCGGGCGGCGGGCCCGGCTGCGGCATCCCAGCGGCTTCCGGGGCCCCGCGTTCGAGGTCGAGGGGATGCTGGTGTGGGGGTTCACCGCCGGTGTGATCGACCGGATCCTGCACTTCAGCGGCCTGGAACGGCCCTGGGACACCAGTCGGGAGATCGAATTCTCGGGTCGGCAGCAGTAGCCCGCAGCCGCGGCGCAGGAAGGGAGGTCAGCGGCTTGCAGGAACCATTCCGCCCCGTCCGAACGTGAGAAGAAGACAAGCTCTGCCACTCGGGCTCCGGAGCGCCGACCGCGCATGGGATGGTTGGCCGTTGCTCCTTCGGCCGGGGGAGCGCCCCGCCCTGCCCAGGAAGCTGCCGTGAACGTCCTCGACATCCTGCTGATCCTCGCTGCCTGCGGGTTCGCCGTCTCCGGCTACCGGCAGGGCTTCGTCGTCGGCGTGCTCTCGGTCGTCGGGTTCCTCGGCGGCGGGGTGATCGCCGTCCAACTGCTGCCGTACCTGCTGCAGCACCTGCCGGGCGGGACCACCTCCTCGGTGGTCGCGGTCGTCGTCGTGATCGTCTTCGCCTCGCTCGGCCAGGCGTTCACCACCCACTGGGGCTGGAAGCTGCGCGGACCCATCGACCGCAGCCGGGTCCGGCTGCTCGACGCCGTCGGCGGCGCGCTGGTCAACGTGGTCGCGATGCTGCTGGTGGCCTGGCTGATCGGCTCGGCGCTGGCCGGGACCTCGCTGCCGACGGTCGCCCGCGAGGTCCGGACCTCGGCAGTGCTCAGCGCCGTGCAGCGGACGCTGCCGGCCGACGCGCCGTCCTGGTTCTCCAACTTCACCTCGGCCCTCGCCCGGAACGGCTTCCCCCAGGTCTTCAACCCCTTCCAGAACGAGCCGATCGCCGACGTCCCGCCGCCCGACCCGGCGCTGGTGAACAGCGCGGCCGTGGTGCAGGCGCGGAAGAGCATCGTCAAGGTCGTCGGCACCGCGCCCAGCTGCGGCAAGGTGATCGAGGGCAGCGGCTTCGTCTACGCGCCGCACCGGGTGATGACCAACGCCCACGTCGTGGGCGGGGTGAGCGATCCCACCGTCCAGCTCGGCGGCCGGACCTACGACGCCACGGTCGTCCTCTACGACTGGCAGCGGGACATCGCGGTGCTGGACGTGCCGGGGCTCAACGCCCCCGTCCTCGAATTCGCCGGCGGCGCCCAGGACAGCGCCGGCGCGATCGTCGCCGGCTTCCCGGAGAACGGCCCCTTCAACGTCCAGGCCGCGCGCGTCCGGCAGCAGCTGAACGCCCAGGGCCCGGACATCTACCACCGGGGCACGGTCACCCGCGAGGTCTACTCGATCCGTTCGACTGTTCGACAGGGCAACTCCGGCGGACCGCTGCTCACTCCCGGCGGCGAGGTGTACGGGGTGGTCTTCGCCAAGTCGCTGGACGACGCGCAGACCGGCTACGCGCTGACGGCGGAGGAGGTGGAGGCGGACGCCAACCAGGGCAGTACCGCCACCGCCCAGGTGAACACCGAGGGTTGTGCGCTCTGATCCGACCGCCGGTCAGATCACGGTTGAGCTGGGACGTCGGTGCTGTCGGCGGCAACTGGTAGCGTCTGGGTCGCCCACCCGAACCGATCAAGGTGTCGTCGGGGTCAGGGCGGTCGGCGCAGGGCCGGCGTGAGGTCGGGTATCAGGGGGAGGACGAGACATCATGATGGGTCACTCGCACGCCGTGAGCGGGGCGTTGCTGTTCGCGGCCACGGCGCCCTTCCTGCCGGAGGATCTGATGCACCGCCATCTCTCCCCGGCGGAGATACTGATGGGCACGGTGCTGACCGCGGGCGCGGCGCTGCTCCCCGACCTGGACCACCACGACGGGACGATCGCCAACTTCCTGGGGCCGGTCTCCAAGACGCTCTGCCGCTTCGTCGCCTGGATCTCCGGCGGCCACCGGCACGCCACCCACTCGCTCCTCTTCGTCGCCCTGATGTCCTTCGGCACCTGGGCAGGCG
The Streptacidiphilus albus JL83 genome window above contains:
- a CDS encoding MarP family serine protease; the encoded protein is MNVLDILLILAACGFAVSGYRQGFVVGVLSVVGFLGGGVIAVQLLPYLLQHLPGGTTSSVVAVVVVIVFASLGQAFTTHWGWKLRGPIDRSRVRLLDAVGGALVNVVAMLLVAWLIGSALAGTSLPTVAREVRTSAVLSAVQRTLPADAPSWFSNFTSALARNGFPQVFNPFQNEPIADVPPPDPALVNSAAVVQARKSIVKVVGTAPSCGKVIEGSGFVYAPHRVMTNAHVVGGVSDPTVQLGGRTYDATVVLYDWQRDIAVLDVPGLNAPVLEFAGGAQDSAGAIVAGFPENGPFNVQAARVRQQLNAQGPDIYHRGTVTREVYSIRSTVRQGNSGGPLLTPGGEVYGVVFAKSLDDAQTGYALTAEEVEADANQGSTATAQVNTEGCAL
- the nth gene encoding endonuclease III; its protein translation is MAKSGVVAAAGGPGFRKAKVPDTRAGLVRQARKINRALADVYPYAHPELDFENPFELLVATVLSAQTTDLRVNQTTPALFAKFPTASALAAANPEELEEVIRPTGFFRAKAKSLLGLSAALRDDFGGEVPSRLADLVTLPGVGRKTANVVLGNVFGVPGITVDTHFGRLARRFGWTESDDPVKVEHEVGAMFPKSEWTMLSHRVVFHGRRICHSRRPACGACPIAALCPSYGEGETDPVKAEKLLKYEKGGRPGQRLKPPADYPGLPASPAGAGDAGATGDAGATGTDEGSGR
- a CDS encoding NUDIX hydrolase; this translates as MTDMVQIARDGLPDWLAPVRDAAERVEPRQLSRFLPPAEGGRRSAVLVLFGEGPDGPDLLLIERARSLRSHAGQPSFPGGALDPEDGDPDGPGRVNAALREAREETGLDPAGVQVFGVLPDLYIPVSDFVVTPVLGWWREPSPVGPVDPAEVAAVYRVPVSQLTDPGRRARLRHPSGFRGPAFEVEGMLVWGFTAGVIDRILHFSGLERPWDTSREIEFSGRQQ